A part of Pectinophora gossypiella chromosome Z, ilPecGoss1.1, whole genome shotgun sequence genomic DNA contains:
- the LOC126380483 gene encoding IDLSRF-like peptide has translation MSSCRVAACVAALVALCCALPHTVFALDLNRLYGHHTKRSEYCHPYEPFKCPVDGNCISIQYLCDGAPDCIDGYDEDSKLCTAAKRPPVEETASFLQSLLASHGPNYLEKLFGSKARDALEPLGGVEKVAIALSESQTIEDFGAALHLMRSDLEHLRSVFMAVENGDLGMLKSLGIKDSELGDVKFFLEKLVNTGFLD, from the exons ATGTCGTCGTGCCGTGTGGCGGCGTGCGTGGCCGCGCTTGTGGCTCTGTGCTGCGCGTTGCCACACACCGTGTTTGCGCTCGACCTGAACCGCCTCTACGGCCATCACACCAAACGATCTG AATATTGTCACCCTTATGAACCATTCAAGTGTCCCGTTGACGGCAATTGCATTTCTATCCAATACCTCTGCGATGGAGCCCCGGACTGCATTGATGGGTACGACGAAGATTCTAAGCTGTGCACTGCAG CTAAGCGTCCTCCTGTAGAGGAAACTGCATCTTTCCTCCAGTCGCTGCTGGCATCCCATGGACCTAACTATCTGGAAAAACTATTCGGAAGCAAAGCAAGAGATGCTCTGGAACCGCTAGGCGGCGTCGAGAAAGTAGCTATCGCTTTATCAG AATCTCAAACCATAGAAGATTTCGGCGCCGCTCTTCATCTGATGAGGTCCGATCTGGAACACCTGCGCTCTGTCTTCATGGCTGTCGAAAATGGTGACCTCGGCATGCTTAAATCTCTTGGCATCAAGGATTCTGAACTCGGCGATGTTAAATTTTTCCTAGAGAAGCTGGTAAACACCGGCTTCCTCGACTGA
- the LOC126380447 gene encoding uncharacterized protein LOC126380447, whose translation MAKKRSKLKSNKTPPETKQHVVEPKNGVSDGPVTFCKTVPPKVCRLCETKDGPFLNIFGGEKNTAKKIDELMPFEVAENDELPHNVCFRCSAKVEELHEFVQKCIKTQNNLGNAMGIPFCLVLKSKRDRSLWEQKLNRSNITNDDICDAVVKKAIEEMQGSQKQAPVRKGVTAAKPNTKTSSHTTATVNATINEEKSCNKTSLNGTTSGDTSNRTSVTATVEKKSFLKPKAKPVSTKTVTSEPESFLALASDDSNIPIVEIRTEIIEDEETENSLGPQKTDKIPFTRSLRSSNSDTVHQVSELVVNNKNVAKGKNNNNSTLPDKEKSKINMSENTMKKNVEAEKTVTPKPFNIMDHISIIKVNGVGVLFQCSMCKRNFLKKDVVMSHWCAKKGVPKEDFTKIPPPPDPPKVPNIKYINTTSDGSIKKQILDSKVINEKNCQKLEDQKSVEVNRSCLENRPKPKMGPASKVKRPPDNALPAVGMLVTPKVPSPPPTKNHLVNSPVQVSGTLGANCHYKLVSGPNNTFTLVEKEKTSKQYSPQKRKLNADKIITIGSNANEQVAQKEITIRQYASKKRKLNNDNEMSIESKDNVPQTSRHTSERPVVSTKDAQQPSVSQPYPVGLIKNVPRHGTDTAVTLPTPFTTSAQKKQSYTIVQTGHPNKLLISAKPQPPAQQPEKIELKKISGQQVREPVQPFSITLVENQPKDIGDFFTFINVDPLLQPSYVLPTDTLLQESQISRTLSQNTQNSCGSSNTVSYTCNMCNETFSREKKLLAHIQSHYNRMDEEDNYRSDKPNRNRRKKK comes from the exons ATGGCTAAGAAAAGAAGTAAATTGAAGTCAAATAAAACGCCACCGGAGACTAAACAACATGTTGTGGAACCTAAAAATGGGGTATCCGATGGACCAGTCACCTTTTGTAAAACTGTGCCGCCGAAGGTATGCAGATTATGCGAAACAAAAGATGGCCCTTTTCTCAATATTTTCGGCGGTGAAAAGAATACCGCTAAGAAAATAGACGAATTAATGCCTTTTGAG gttGCCGAAAATGATGAGCTTCCTCACAACGTCTGCTTCCGCTGTTCTGCAAAAGTAGAAGAACTCCACGAGTTTGTCCAGAAAtgtattaaaacacaaaataatttaGGCAATGCTATGGGAATACCTTTCTGTTTAGTTCTTAAGTCTAAAAGAGACCGGTCACTGTGGGAACAAAAACTCAATAGGTCCAATATCACTAATGACGATATATGTGATGCAGTAGTTAAAAAAGCTATTGAGGAAATGCAAGGATCGCAAAAACAGGCACCTGTTAGAAAAGGTGTTACTGCGGCGAAACCGAATACTAAGACGTCTTCACATACAACTGCCACCGTAAATGCTacaattaatgaagaaaaatcttGTAATAAAACGTCTTTAAATGGAACAACTTCTGGAGATACATCTAATAGAACTTCTGTAACTGCTACTgtggaaaaaaaatcttttctgAAACCAAAAGCGAAACCTGTATCCACCAAAACCGTTACATCTGAACCTGAAAGTTTCTTAGCGCTGGCTAGCGACGATTCAAATATACCTATAGTTGAAATTAGAACAGAAATCATCGAGGATGAAGAAACTGAAAATAGTTTAGGCCCTCAGAAAACTGATAAAATTCCTTTTACTAGATCATTAAGATCGAGTAATTCTGATACTGTACATCAGGTTTCAGAGTTGGTagtaaataacaaaaatgttgctaaaggtaaaaataataacaattctaCTCTACCagataaagaaaaaagtaaaattaatatgAGTGAAAATACTATGAAGAAAAATGTGGAGGCAGAAAAGACAGTAACGCCCAAGCCATTTAATATTATGGATCATATCAGTATCATAAAGGTAAATGGTGTGGGGGTTCTGTTTCAGTGCAGCATGTGTAAAAGAAATTTTCTGAAAAAGGACGTCGTGATGTCTCACTGGTGTGCTAAAAAAGGAGTACCTAAGGAGGATTTCACGAAGATACCTCCGCCCCCTGATCCTCCTAAAGttccaaatataaaatacattaacaCAACCTCTGATGgaagtataaaaaaacaaattcttgATAGTAAAGTTATCAATGAAAAAAATTGTCAAAAATTAGAAGACCAAAAATCTGTAGAAGTAAACAGAAGCTGTTTGGAAAATAGACCCAAGCCTAAAATGGGTCCAGCTAGTAAAGTAAAAAGGCCACCTGACAATGCTCTCCCAGCTGTAGGAATGTTGGTCACTCCAAAAGTGCCATCTCCTCCACCAACAAAGAATCATTTGGTAAACTCTCCTGTTCAGGTTTCTGGTACATTGGGTGCAAACTGTCATTACAAGCTTGTGTCTGGGCCCAATAATACATTTACTTtagttgaaaaagaaaaaacgtcGAAACAATATTCACCACAGAAAAGGAAACTGAATGCTGATAAAATAATTACCATTGGAAGCAATGCTAATGAACAAGTtgcacaaaaagaaataacaattaGACAATATGcatcaaaaaaaagaaagttaaatAACGATAATGAAATGTCAATTGAAAGCAAGGATAATGTCCCACAAACTTCTCGTCATACATCAGAGAGACCAGTTGTTTCTACGAAAGATGCTCAACAGCCATCTGTAAGTCAGCCATATCCAGTTGGACTAATAAAAAACGTACCTCGTCATGGTACGGATACAGCTGTTACTCTTCCGACTCCATTTACGACTTCTGCCCAGAAAAAGCAGTCTTACACAATTGTCCAAACTGGCCATCCTAATAAACTTCTTATATCGGCTAAGCCGCAGCCACCAGCCCAGCAACCAGAAAAGATAGAACTTAAGAAAATATCTGGACAACAAGTACGTGAACCAGTTCAACCCTTTTCAATTACTCTTGTAGAAAATCAACCAAAAGATATAGGTGACTTTTTCACATTCATCAACGTAGACCCATTGCTACAGCCTTCGTATGTCCTACCAACAGATACTTTACTTCAAGAGTCTCAGATATCAAGAACACTCTCGCAAAACACCCAAAATTCATGTGGAAGTTCAAATACTGTTAGCTATACATGTAATATGTGCAATGAAACGTTTAGTAGAGAAAAGAAACTATTAGCGCACATTCAATCTCATTACAATAGAATGGACGAAGAAGACAATTATCGGTCGGACAAACCTAACCGGAATCGAAGGAAGAAAAAGTAA